From Cellvibrio zantedeschiae, the proteins below share one genomic window:
- the xthA gene encoding exodeoxyribonuclease III, producing MKVVSFNVNSVRQRLGHLQAVIDHHAPDFIGLQETKVNDPDFPVADFEKLGYHFAYHGQKTHYGVALLSKYPFKHTLKGFPGDDETAQKRFIGGTFDTPLGEVTVLNGYFPQGESRDHPVKFPAKQKFYSDLYAYLGSTHITDQNIILMGDMNISHQDCDIGIGEDNRKRWLRTGKCSFLPEERIWLNQLLDWGFKDTFREMNPEVANLFSWFDYRSGGFEDNPKRGLRIDLILATKKLHEYCVETGIDYNIRGLEKASDHCPIWATFKK from the coding sequence ATGAAAGTCGTATCTTTTAACGTAAACAGCGTTCGCCAACGTTTAGGTCATTTGCAAGCTGTTATCGATCATCACGCACCAGATTTTATTGGTTTACAAGAAACCAAAGTGAACGACCCTGATTTTCCCGTGGCTGATTTCGAAAAACTCGGTTATCACTTTGCGTATCACGGACAGAAAACACATTACGGTGTTGCCCTGCTTTCAAAGTATCCTTTTAAGCATACCTTGAAAGGTTTTCCTGGTGATGATGAAACAGCACAAAAACGTTTTATTGGCGGGACTTTCGATACGCCGCTGGGCGAAGTTACCGTACTGAATGGTTATTTTCCGCAAGGTGAAAGCCGCGATCATCCCGTTAAATTTCCGGCCAAACAAAAATTTTACAGTGATTTATACGCTTACCTGGGTTCAACTCATATCACGGATCAGAATATTATTTTGATGGGTGACATGAATATCTCTCATCAGGATTGTGATATTGGTATTGGTGAAGACAATCGCAAACGCTGGCTGCGCACTGGAAAATGCAGTTTCTTGCCAGAAGAGCGTATTTGGTTAAACCAGTTATTGGATTGGGGCTTTAAAGACACTTTCCGCGAAATGAATCCAGAAGTTGCAAATTTATTTAGCTGGTTTGATTATCGCAGTGGCGGTTTTGAAGATAACCCGAAACGCGGGCTGCGTATTGATTTAATTCTGGCTACTAAAAAGTTACATGAGTACTGTGTTGAAACAGGAATAGATTACAACATCAGAGGTTTAGAAAAAGCATCTGACCACTGCCCTATTTGGGCGACATTTAAGAAATAA
- a CDS encoding carboxy terminal-processing peptidase: MQPLFSRILRTSFLTSALVFSLSSFALDDTAKVAKLKPLEIQSKTAVEIVDQLSKHHYRKQELNDSLSSRFLDEYLKTLDSSKNIFIASDIAEFDKYRKTFDDDFKAGKLNNGFAIYSRFGDRYVARLNRVIAMLDDKKVQFTFDTDETYNPDRKNASWPANPEEADKLWLQNIKASLLSSMLSGKSLEESRTNLRKRFTTQLRYFNQQTSEEVFSLIMNSLTTLFDPHTNYLSPDTSQNFTTSMTNKFEGIGAELKTDEDYTKVARLIPASPAEKQGQLKPNDKIVGVAQGEKGEFEDIIGWRLTDVVKKIKGPKGTIVRLEVIAADPTITQHKIISIKRDTIELEEQKAKKAILNVKNGGQTLKLGVIDIPVFYGNFDPNSSVGRDVYRLLQELRQENIDGIILDLRENGGGSLPEAATLTNLFVDPGPVVQIRQADDVISRDVRASVPAVYRGPLIVLINRFSASASEIFAGAIQDYGRGLVVGSTTWGKGSVQSYMPINKGEGNIKITQAKFYRISGDSTQHRGVIPDIELPSLIDTKELGESSYDNALPWDQIRAAPHDVYNNIKDVLPVLKPAHQERMKTDPEFVYLKQQAALYEELNNKKTVSLKLAVRQQEQQQIEQRTLDIENQKRKAKGETVYANYADYKAKELKKDDEESAAPKKKEFEPEKDPYLVETGKILGDFILQTKKQIAQKTATP, from the coding sequence ATGCAACCTTTGTTTTCTCGCATTTTACGTACATCATTTCTAACCTCCGCTCTCGTTTTTAGCCTAAGCAGTTTTGCACTTGATGACACGGCAAAAGTAGCCAAATTAAAACCGCTTGAAATTCAATCCAAAACCGCCGTAGAAATTGTTGACCAACTCAGCAAACATCATTACCGCAAACAAGAATTGAATGACAGTTTAAGCTCGCGCTTTTTGGACGAATATTTAAAAACCCTCGATAGCTCAAAAAATATTTTTATTGCTTCGGACATCGCCGAGTTCGATAAATATCGCAAAACCTTCGATGATGATTTCAAAGCAGGCAAGCTGAACAATGGTTTCGCCATCTACAGCCGTTTTGGTGATCGTTACGTAGCGCGCCTTAATCGCGTTATTGCAATGCTTGATGATAAGAAAGTTCAATTCACATTCGATACGGATGAAACTTACAATCCAGATAGAAAAAATGCCTCCTGGCCGGCCAACCCGGAAGAAGCTGATAAATTGTGGCTGCAAAATATCAAAGCAAGTTTATTGAGTTCTATGCTAAGTGGAAAATCATTGGAAGAAAGCCGCACCAATTTACGTAAAAGATTTACGACTCAGTTGCGTTATTTTAATCAGCAAACGTCAGAAGAAGTATTCAGCCTGATTATGAATTCACTGACCACCTTGTTTGATCCTCACACCAATTATTTGTCGCCAGATACTTCGCAGAATTTTACCACCAGCATGACCAATAAATTTGAAGGTATTGGTGCTGAATTAAAAACGGATGAAGATTACACCAAAGTTGCTCGTTTAATTCCTGCAAGCCCGGCAGAGAAACAAGGCCAGTTAAAACCTAACGATAAAATCGTGGGTGTAGCGCAAGGTGAAAAAGGTGAATTTGAAGATATCATCGGTTGGAGACTCACCGATGTTGTTAAAAAAATTAAAGGCCCGAAAGGGACTATTGTCCGCCTGGAAGTTATAGCTGCAGACCCAACAATTACGCAGCATAAAATTATTTCGATTAAGCGTGACACTATTGAGCTTGAAGAGCAAAAAGCCAAGAAAGCTATTTTGAATGTTAAAAATGGCGGGCAAACACTCAAACTTGGTGTGATAGATATTCCGGTTTTTTACGGTAACTTTGATCCTAATTCGAGTGTCGGCAGAGATGTGTATCGTTTGCTGCAAGAATTAAGACAAGAAAATATCGACGGCATTATTTTAGATTTACGCGAAAATGGCGGTGGCTCTCTACCCGAAGCGGCTACGCTCACCAACTTGTTTGTTGATCCGGGTCCCGTTGTACAAATTCGCCAGGCAGACGATGTGATTTCACGCGATGTAAGAGCAAGCGTACCTGCAGTGTATCGCGGTCCGCTGATTGTGTTGATCAATCGCTTTAGCGCATCCGCATCAGAAATTTTTGCTGGTGCAATTCAGGATTACGGCCGCGGTTTAGTCGTAGGCTCAACAACCTGGGGCAAAGGCTCGGTGCAAAGCTATATGCCAATCAATAAAGGCGAAGGCAATATCAAAATCACCCAAGCGAAGTTCTATCGTATATCTGGCGATAGTACCCAGCATCGCGGTGTGATTCCTGATATTGAGTTGCCAAGTTTGATTGACACTAAAGAGTTGGGCGAGAGCAGCTATGATAACGCCTTACCTTGGGATCAAATTCGCGCAGCACCGCACGACGTTTACAATAACATCAAAGATGTTTTACCTGTGCTCAAACCTGCTCACCAGGAGCGCATGAAAACAGATCCGGAATTTGTTTATTTAAAACAACAAGCCGCGCTTTATGAAGAGCTTAACAACAAGAAGACAGTGTCTTTGAAATTGGCGGTGCGCCAACAAGAACAACAGCAAATAGAACAGCGCACACTCGACATAGAAAACCAAAAACGCAAAGCTAAAGGTGAAACTGTTTATGCAAACTATGCCGATTACAAAGCCAAGGAATTGAAAAAGGACGATGAAGAATCTGCCGCGCCCAAAAAGAAAGAGTTTGAACCTGAGAAAGATCCTTACCTGGTAGAAACGGGTAAAATCCTGGGCGACTTTATTTTGCAAACTAAAAAACAAATTGCGCAGAAAACTGCCACACCATAA
- a CDS encoding DUF3106 domain-containing protein — MKLIVLLASLFFVPMLWADSSLEWNQLSPSQQQVLAAVQPRWDKIPLERRQELIKKADKFSSLKPEQQQKILERFEKWKGLPAEQKDALRQRYKDFNNLPADQKAEVRKRLEWFQALPEEQKKTIRGKWQSLTPEQKHRMRERFKNMTPDERKAARERLMRLRENKE; from the coding sequence ATGAAGCTGATTGTATTGCTGGCAAGTTTGTTTTTTGTGCCTATGTTGTGGGCAGATTCGTCTTTGGAGTGGAATCAGCTGAGTCCTTCACAACAACAGGTGTTGGCAGCAGTTCAACCGCGTTGGGATAAAATCCCCTTGGAACGCCGTCAGGAATTAATCAAAAAAGCAGATAAGTTTTCCAGCCTTAAACCTGAACAGCAACAAAAAATACTGGAGCGCTTCGAAAAATGGAAAGGCTTACCGGCTGAGCAGAAGGATGCATTGCGCCAACGCTACAAAGATTTTAATAATTTACCGGCTGATCAAAAGGCCGAGGTGCGTAAGCGTTTGGAATGGTTTCAGGCTCTGCCTGAAGAGCAGAAAAAAACTATTCGCGGAAAGTGGCAATCATTAACGCCTGAGCAAAAACACCGGATGCGTGAACGGTTTAAGAATATGACTCCTGACGAGCGTAAAGCTGCGCGCGAGCGCTTGATGCGCTTGCGTGAAAATAAAGAGTAA
- a CDS encoding LysR family transcriptional regulator — MKFSLRQLEVLVAIGRESSVSRAAEALSMTQSATSMALAELERQFNTRLFDRQGKRLQLNTEGRELLPRAMELLDRAQELEALLEGKIGTGSLRIGATLTIGNYLATLLIGDYMQQNPGSRVELAVQNTSTIIDQVAHFKLDLGLIEGDSYHPDLQITPWVDDELVIFAAPDHPLASKSGVKLQDLINENWILRERGSGTRQVFDAAMRHQLTNLKVLLELEHTEAIKRAVESGLGIGCISRLALKDAFRRGSLVPLEIAGLDLKRQFNFVLHKQKFLTAGISSFLQLCREVTENVSRSDLIILRKPDGKPVEYR, encoded by the coding sequence ATGAAATTTAGCCTTCGCCAGCTTGAAGTTTTAGTTGCCATAGGACGTGAAAGTAGCGTTTCGCGCGCCGCTGAAGCCCTATCCATGACTCAATCGGCGACCAGCATGGCTCTCGCTGAGCTAGAGCGGCAATTCAACACGCGGTTATTTGACCGACAGGGCAAACGCCTGCAACTGAATACCGAAGGCCGGGAATTATTACCGCGCGCCATGGAGTTATTGGATCGCGCGCAGGAATTGGAAGCTCTATTGGAGGGTAAAATCGGTACCGGCTCTCTACGTATTGGCGCCACTTTGACTATTGGCAACTATCTGGCCACCTTATTAATAGGCGATTACATGCAGCAAAATCCTGGCAGCAGGGTTGAGCTTGCGGTACAGAATACCTCCACCATTATTGATCAGGTGGCGCACTTCAAACTCGACTTGGGGTTGATTGAAGGCGATAGCTATCACCCGGATTTACAAATCACTCCCTGGGTAGACGATGAGCTAGTAATCTTTGCGGCTCCCGATCACCCTCTTGCCAGTAAATCAGGCGTTAAGCTGCAAGACCTCATTAACGAAAATTGGATACTACGCGAGCGCGGCTCAGGCACACGCCAGGTATTTGATGCGGCTATGCGTCATCAACTCACCAATTTAAAAGTATTGCTGGAGCTGGAACACACAGAGGCCATCAAACGCGCCGTAGAATCTGGATTGGGAATTGGTTGCATCTCCCGGCTGGCGCTAAAAGATGCATTTAGACGCGGAAGTTTAGTTCCTTTGGAAATTGCAGGCCTGGATTTAAAACGGCAATTTAATTTTGTGTTACACAAGCAAAAGTTTTTAACTGCGGGAATTTCAAGCTTTTTACAACTGTGCAGGGAGGTAACCGAAAATGTCAGCCGCAGCGACCTGATTATTTTGCGCAAACCCGACGGCAAACCAGTTGAATACCGTTGA
- a CDS encoding diguanylate cyclase codes for MIRLAQLRKLITTSLISSLALLCCSTAHAVEKQVKYNMPSAVQTDYMQGLMKLALNYSGKHYTFTTTEETYSRPRLMESVKNGGVSLMWGGTSEQMESDYIPIRIDAYRGLMSHRVLIIRNGDQTRFDSVKTLDDLRKIKFGQGRSWQDASIMENAGFNVIKSTKKPGLFYMLDGGRFDAFPRGANEAWSEVSAFPKLDLAVEKQLVLVYPLPTYFFVYKGDTELAKDLENGMEAAIKDGSFDTYFYNSKEVKDALDRADLPNRRAFYISNPFLPKATPLDRKELWITIDDLKARAAKQAK; via the coding sequence ATGATCAGGCTCGCCCAACTCCGAAAATTAATCACTACCAGCCTCATCAGCAGCCTGGCTTTGCTGTGTTGCAGCACAGCTCACGCAGTGGAAAAACAAGTCAAATACAACATGCCCTCCGCTGTACAAACTGACTATATGCAAGGCTTAATGAAATTAGCCCTGAATTACAGCGGTAAACACTACACTTTCACTACTACCGAAGAAACCTATTCCCGTCCGCGCCTAATGGAATCTGTTAAGAATGGCGGCGTCTCTTTGATGTGGGGCGGCACTTCAGAACAAATGGAAAGCGACTATATCCCCATTCGTATTGATGCCTATCGCGGCCTTATGAGTCACCGTGTGCTGATTATTCGCAATGGCGACCAGACGCGTTTTGATTCTGTTAAAACTCTGGATGATTTACGCAAAATCAAATTTGGCCAGGGCCGTAGTTGGCAAGACGCTAGTATTATGGAAAACGCCGGATTCAACGTAATAAAGAGTACAAAAAAGCCTGGCCTTTTTTACATGCTGGATGGTGGCCGCTTTGACGCTTTTCCGCGCGGCGCCAACGAAGCCTGGAGCGAAGTTAGCGCATTTCCAAAGCTAGACCTGGCGGTAGAAAAGCAACTCGTATTGGTATATCCCCTACCCACCTACTTCTTTGTTTATAAGGGAGATACAGAACTCGCTAAAGATCTGGAAAATGGTATGGAAGCCGCTATTAAAGATGGCAGTTTTGACACTTACTTTTACAACAGTAAGGAAGTAAAAGATGCATTGGACCGTGCAGACCTTCCCAATCGCAGAGCTTTTTATATCAGCAATCCCTTCCTCCCAAAAGCTACCCCACTCGATCGCAAAGAACTCTGGATTACAATTGATGATTTAAAAGCCAGAGCCGCTAAACAGGCGAAATAA
- a CDS encoding 3-deoxy-7-phosphoheptulonate synthase, producing MTDIQLDDLNVVSQELLISPAELKAELPLSEKARDVVTKGRAVIRDILDRKDHRIFLVIGPCSIHDVEAAKDYAQRLKKLAEEVSDSIYIVMRVYFEKPRTTVGWKGLINDPYLNDSFKIQEGLHIGRKLLLDIAELGLPTATEALDPISPQYLHDLISWSAIGARTTESQTHREMASGLSSAVGFKNGTDGGLTVAINALQSVSKPHRFLGINTEGQVAIIHTRGNAYGHVVLRGGNGKPNYDSVSVAVCEQELAKAKVTPNIMVDCSHANSNKNHELQTLVMENVANQILEGNKSIIGLMVESNIGAGNQSIPANLCDLKYGISVTDACIDWVTTENVVRKMRNTIKESLLNRQL from the coding sequence ATGACTGACATTCAATTAGATGACCTTAATGTGGTATCGCAAGAATTGCTGATATCACCTGCCGAGCTTAAGGCCGAATTGCCTTTGTCGGAAAAAGCTCGCGATGTAGTGACCAAGGGTCGCGCTGTCATTCGTGACATTCTCGACCGCAAAGATCACCGTATTTTCCTGGTGATTGGGCCTTGCTCTATTCACGATGTGGAAGCCGCTAAAGATTACGCCCAACGCCTGAAAAAACTGGCGGAAGAAGTTAGCGACTCCATCTACATAGTAATGCGCGTCTATTTTGAAAAGCCACGCACTACCGTAGGCTGGAAAGGTTTGATCAATGACCCCTACCTGAATGATTCTTTCAAGATACAAGAAGGATTACATATCGGTCGTAAGTTATTGTTAGATATAGCAGAACTTGGTTTGCCAACTGCAACTGAAGCGCTCGACCCTATATCCCCACAGTACCTTCACGACTTGATCAGCTGGTCTGCGATTGGAGCCCGTACCACCGAATCACAAACCCATCGCGAAATGGCGAGCGGCTTGTCTTCAGCGGTAGGCTTCAAGAATGGTACAGATGGTGGTTTAACGGTTGCTATTAACGCCTTGCAATCGGTTTCCAAGCCCCATCGCTTTTTGGGAATCAACACAGAGGGTCAGGTTGCGATTATCCACACTCGCGGTAACGCCTATGGCCATGTTGTGCTGCGTGGCGGTAACGGCAAGCCAAATTATGACTCTGTTAGTGTTGCTGTATGTGAACAAGAGTTGGCAAAAGCGAAAGTTACGCCAAATATCATGGTTGACTGCAGCCACGCCAACTCCAATAAAAACCATGAGTTGCAGACTTTGGTCATGGAAAACGTTGCCAACCAAATCCTTGAAGGCAACAAATCTATTATCGGCCTGATGGTTGAAAGTAACATCGGCGCAGGAAATCAAAGCATTCCTGCTAACCTTTGTGACCTCAAATATGGTATTTCGGTAACAGATGCGTGTATCGATTGGGTAACAACGGAAAATGTTGTACGAAAAATGCGCAACACAATCAAAGAAAGCTTACTTAATAGACAACTTTAG
- a CDS encoding RNA polymerase sigma factor yields MLESEQPYYSNLSEVKSHALSLDDFLSQVERRAYRTAMLSTRKPADALDIVQDAMMKLVQHYRERPAAEWPLLFQRILQHRIMDWHRQQTRHKKWFWQTASDVDHDTDDEINLVVDEREQDPAELLAQASDIQCVVNALEQLPLRQRQAFMLRAWEGFDVQETAAAMGCGEGSVKTHYFRALQTLREHLGRNT; encoded by the coding sequence ATGTTAGAAAGCGAGCAGCCTTATTATTCAAATTTATCTGAAGTGAAATCGCATGCGCTTTCGCTCGATGATTTTTTGAGTCAGGTTGAGCGCAGGGCTTATCGCACCGCAATGCTGAGCACGCGTAAGCCCGCAGATGCTTTGGATATAGTGCAGGATGCAATGATGAAATTGGTCCAACATTATCGTGAGCGCCCTGCTGCGGAATGGCCTTTATTGTTTCAGCGAATTTTGCAGCATCGCATTATGGATTGGCATCGTCAGCAAACGCGTCATAAAAAATGGTTTTGGCAAACCGCATCTGATGTCGACCATGACACCGATGACGAAATTAATTTGGTTGTAGATGAGCGTGAACAAGATCCAGCAGAATTGTTGGCGCAAGCAAGTGATATTCAATGCGTTGTTAATGCCTTGGAGCAATTGCCACTTCGTCAACGACAGGCATTTATGTTGCGTGCGTGGGAGGGTTTTGATGTGCAGGAAACCGCTGCGGCTATGGGATGCGGTGAAGGTAGTGTGAAAACGCATTATTTTAGAGCGCTACAAACCTTGAGAGAGCATTTAGGTAGAAATACCTGA
- a CDS encoding ThuA domain-containing protein — MRISLLWPKLLVTGLFFTLVGCGEPASQTAAKPTADAKAQALFNSDIKDAKVLVFSKTKGWRHDSIPAGIAALQKMATDNAFTVVATEDAAVFTDAQLSTFNAIVFLNTTLDVLDDNQQVAMERFIQAGGGFVGIHAAADTEWEGDWHWYRRLLGGVFKSHPNEPSNVQNARVVLRDAHHPATEATPSSFEIADEWYDYRDFYEFNKVLLTVDEKTYRGGQHGDYHPITWYHDFDGGRSFYTGLGHTAETFTNAEFIKILLGGLKYAVGGKPKLDYTKAAPEPNRFTKKTIVSNLNEPVNLSFFANGDALIALRGGGILLVDYKTGEARDAGKIEIDPHTQIEFGLLGFAVDPNFEKNHLIYATYNAAKEDGSTVERLSRFKWADGKLDNKSEEIFWEYHVDQNCCHTGGDLQWGNNGELFVSTGDNSNPFTEEGSAPIDFRDDMAKSDALRGAGNTQDFRGKVLRIIPKESGGYDIPKGNLFADPKEGRPEIYVMGTRNAYKITYDKPTSTLFYGDIGPDAGEDTALKGTRGYDEVNRVTKAGNFGWPLFVGNNYAYKDFDYRTGKSEKFFNPLAPINNSPRNTGAKQLPPAQPPLLWYPYGPSEQFPELGKGGRMALVADVYHMDDYPASEHRLPAYYNNKLFILEFMRNWVKAVSFDDAGRIIKIEPFAPQVEYTSPIDARFAPDGTLYVLEYGKAWFKGNPEASLSRIEYSGPGNRPPVAKINFDKPQGALPYKAMADAKSSIDLDGDKLTYAWSIKSPSGKVTVLGTAEQQELSIAEAGEHIVKLDLKDPSGASASVESKVQVGNEPATIDVKLEGNQSFYWPNTSSVKYSINVADKEDGAIANDAANLAIAFAAKEDPNAPAAEGHQQADVATVAKGIMEANGCKACHSIDTKVVGPAFKDVAAKYKNDKNGMNHLVNKIKKGGSGVWGELNMPAFATLSDEDRTAIVTYVLSLADVKKSLPLQGNLSFTANAQNQSAFEAAAVPEKLPTQEFELLASYTDKGNAGIGPITVKKAVDLKPARFYLYPVIDFSTADKLIDKARHKRLDTVKLPAAGKDIALAIGRYDLTGVKALKVGAWSVLKETVWQYELHAGSANGTLLAKGESTSTEADAYSRTELKLQPQTDYQDLYLVVRSNGKSEGELHLLDVSFHK; from the coding sequence ATGCGTATTTCTTTACTCTGGCCAAAGTTACTTGTAACAGGTTTGTTTTTTACCTTGGTTGGATGTGGTGAGCCCGCAAGTCAGACCGCCGCTAAACCAACAGCAGATGCAAAAGCCCAAGCGCTTTTTAATTCTGATATCAAAGATGCGAAAGTGTTGGTATTTTCCAAAACCAAGGGCTGGCGTCACGATTCAATTCCGGCAGGCATAGCCGCCTTGCAAAAAATGGCAACTGATAACGCCTTTACGGTTGTCGCCACTGAAGATGCAGCTGTATTTACCGATGCACAATTAAGTACCTTCAATGCAATTGTTTTCCTGAACACGACTTTGGATGTGTTGGACGATAACCAACAAGTTGCAATGGAACGCTTTATTCAAGCGGGTGGTGGCTTTGTTGGTATTCACGCCGCAGCTGATACTGAGTGGGAGGGCGATTGGCATTGGTATCGCCGTCTGTTGGGCGGTGTGTTCAAAAGTCATCCGAATGAGCCTAGCAATGTTCAAAATGCTCGCGTGGTTTTAAGAGATGCTCATCACCCTGCAACCGAAGCTACCCCTTCCTCGTTTGAAATTGCGGATGAGTGGTATGACTATCGTGATTTCTACGAATTCAACAAAGTGCTTTTGACTGTTGACGAAAAAACTTATCGCGGTGGCCAGCATGGTGACTATCATCCCATTACCTGGTATCACGATTTTGACGGTGGTCGTTCTTTTTATACAGGTTTGGGCCACACCGCAGAAACTTTCACCAATGCCGAATTTATTAAAATTTTATTGGGCGGTTTGAAATACGCTGTTGGTGGCAAGCCAAAGCTCGATTACACCAAGGCTGCTCCAGAGCCAAATCGTTTTACTAAAAAGACTATTGTTAGCAATTTAAATGAACCCGTTAATTTAAGTTTCTTTGCCAACGGTGACGCTTTGATTGCGCTGCGTGGCGGCGGTATTTTGTTGGTGGATTACAAAACGGGTGAAGCCCGTGATGCGGGCAAAATTGAGATTGATCCTCACACCCAAATCGAATTTGGTCTGCTTGGTTTTGCGGTCGACCCGAATTTTGAAAAAAATCACCTTATTTATGCGACCTACAATGCTGCAAAAGAAGATGGCAGCACGGTAGAGCGTTTGTCTCGCTTTAAGTGGGCTGACGGGAAACTGGATAACAAATCCGAAGAAATTTTTTGGGAATACCATGTTGATCAAAATTGCTGTCACACAGGTGGCGATTTGCAGTGGGGCAATAACGGTGAACTGTTTGTTTCTACTGGCGACAACTCAAATCCTTTTACTGAAGAAGGTTCTGCACCTATAGATTTTCGCGATGATATGGCGAAAAGCGATGCATTGCGCGGTGCGGGCAACACCCAGGATTTCCGCGGAAAAGTATTGCGTATCATTCCAAAAGAATCTGGCGGTTATGATATTCCTAAAGGAAATCTCTTTGCAGATCCTAAAGAAGGTCGCCCAGAGATTTACGTGATGGGTACGCGCAACGCATACAAAATTACTTACGATAAACCAACATCAACTTTGTTTTATGGTGATATTGGCCCGGATGCAGGTGAAGACACCGCACTTAAAGGCACACGCGGCTACGATGAAGTTAACCGCGTTACTAAAGCAGGTAATTTCGGCTGGCCATTGTTTGTGGGTAATAATTATGCGTACAAAGATTTCGATTACAGAACTGGCAAATCAGAGAAGTTTTTTAATCCTTTAGCGCCGATTAATAATTCGCCTCGCAACACCGGCGCAAAACAATTGCCTCCTGCGCAACCACCATTGTTGTGGTATCCCTATGGTCCATCTGAGCAATTCCCTGAGCTAGGCAAGGGCGGCCGCATGGCGTTAGTAGCAGACGTTTATCATATGGATGACTATCCTGCGAGCGAACATCGTTTGCCTGCCTATTACAACAACAAATTGTTTATTTTGGAGTTCATGCGTAACTGGGTGAAAGCTGTGAGCTTTGACGATGCTGGCCGCATTATTAAAATCGAACCTTTTGCTCCGCAAGTTGAATATACATCGCCGATTGATGCACGCTTTGCACCTGACGGTACACTCTATGTTCTTGAATATGGTAAAGCCTGGTTTAAAGGTAACCCCGAAGCTAGCTTGAGCCGTATTGAATATTCGGGTCCAGGTAATCGTCCGCCTGTCGCGAAAATTAATTTTGATAAGCCACAAGGTGCCTTGCCTTATAAAGCTATGGCAGATGCAAAATCTTCTATAGATCTTGATGGTGATAAATTAACGTACGCTTGGTCAATTAAATCTCCAAGTGGCAAGGTCACAGTATTAGGTACTGCTGAACAACAAGAGCTTTCAATTGCTGAAGCTGGCGAACACATTGTTAAGTTGGATTTAAAAGATCCGTCAGGTGCATCTGCAAGCGTCGAATCAAAAGTGCAAGTGGGTAACGAGCCTGCGACCATTGATGTCAAACTCGAAGGCAACCAATCTTTCTATTGGCCAAATACCAGCTCTGTTAAATACTCTATTAACGTTGCTGACAAAGAGGATGGCGCTATTGCAAATGACGCGGCAAATCTCGCTATAGCTTTTGCTGCCAAAGAAGATCCGAATGCACCAGCAGCTGAAGGTCATCAACAGGCAGATGTTGCCACCGTTGCCAAAGGCATTATGGAAGCTAACGGTTGTAAAGCTTGTCACAGCATTGATACAAAAGTTGTTGGACCCGCGTTTAAAGATGTGGCGGCCAAATATAAAAATGACAAGAATGGTATGAACCATTTGGTCAACAAAATCAAGAAAGGTGGTAGCGGTGTTTGGGGCGAATTAAATATGCCTGCGTTCGCAACCTTGAGTGATGAAGATCGAACTGCAATTGTTACTTACGTGTTGTCATTGGCTGATGTTAAAAAATCTTTGCCGCTGCAAGGTAATCTGAGTTTCACTGCAAATGCGCAAAACCAAAGTGCGTTTGAAGCAGCTGCAGTTCCAGAAAAATTGCCAACACAAGAGTTTGAATTGCTTGCGTCCTATACCGATAAAGGTAATGCAGGTATTGGCCCAATCACTGTTAAAAAAGCGGTTGATTTGAAGCCTGCCCGTTTCTATTTATATCCCGTTATTGATTTTAGTACGGCTGATAAATTAATTGATAAGGCAAGACACAAGCGCTTGGATACGGTTAAATTACCAGCTGCAGGTAAGGATATTGCGTTAGCGATTGGTCGCTATGATTTAACTGGCGTCAAGGCGTTAAAAGTGGGTGCTTGGTCAGTTCTGAAAGAAACCGTTTGGCAGTACGAGTTACATGCTGGCTCTGCCAATGGAACTCTTTTGGCGAAAGGTGAGAGTACTTCAACCGAAGCAGATGCCTACTCACGCACTGAACTTAAATTGCAGCCTCAAACGGATTATCAAGATCTTTATCTGGTGGTTCGTAGTAATGGCAAGTCAGAAGGGGAATTGCATTTACTTGATGTATCCTTTCATAAGTAA